Proteins from one Catenuloplanes atrovinosus genomic window:
- a CDS encoding pectate lyase, with the protein MTGAVRRKLIIAAVAVLGAGAAVATTTLASAETPPATGERVVTESIEVDGVFDGAGQRFIGGGDLGGGGQEEGQDPLFRLADGATLENVILGDPAADGVHCAGSCTLRNVFWENVGEDAATFRGTNATVVIDGGSAAGADDKVFQDNRGAGGSVTIRNFEVSGFGKLYRSCGNCSTQAARTVTMENITVTAPGDTLAGVNANLGDRLTVDGVTIIGDADEEISLCDLFEGNDTGDEPVKIGEGPDGETCVVTGVVRR; encoded by the coding sequence ATGACAGGTGCTGTACGGCGGAAGCTGATCATCGCGGCCGTGGCCGTGCTGGGAGCCGGAGCCGCGGTGGCGACCACGACGCTGGCGTCCGCGGAGACGCCGCCCGCCACCGGGGAGCGGGTGGTGACCGAGTCGATCGAGGTCGACGGCGTGTTCGACGGGGCCGGTCAACGGTTCATCGGCGGTGGTGACCTCGGTGGCGGTGGGCAGGAGGAGGGACAGGACCCGCTGTTTCGGCTGGCCGACGGCGCCACGCTGGAGAACGTGATCCTCGGCGATCCGGCCGCGGACGGCGTGCACTGCGCCGGCAGTTGCACGCTGCGGAACGTCTTCTGGGAGAACGTGGGGGAGGACGCGGCCACGTTCCGCGGTACGAACGCGACCGTGGTGATCGACGGCGGCAGTGCGGCGGGCGCGGACGACAAGGTCTTCCAGGACAACCGCGGCGCCGGTGGGTCGGTCACGATCCGGAACTTCGAGGTGTCCGGCTTCGGCAAGCTCTACCGGTCGTGCGGCAACTGTTCCACGCAGGCCGCGCGCACCGTCACCATGGAGAACATCACCGTGACCGCGCCGGGTGACACGCTCGCCGGCGTCAACGCGAACCTGGGCGACCGGCTCACCGTCGACGGTGTCACGATCATCGGGGACGCGGACGAGGAGATCTCGCTCTGCGACCTGTTCGAGGGCAACGACACCGGCGACGAGCCGGTGAAGATCGGCGAGGGCCCGGACGGCGAGACGTGCGTGGTGACCGGCGTCGTGCGGCGGTGA
- a CDS encoding pyridoxamine 5'-phosphate oxidase family protein, producing MTMTPTVTHVAEFSEPGSSALPWSEAERVLVESEMFWLSTVRADGRPHVAPLPAMWVDGRAHFCTGAHEQKAVNLAVHPSCALTTGTSTYRAGIDLVIEGTAAITRDEELLGELAALWRSKLDWTFEVRGGAFTDPAQGTVAPVYALTPVKILAFTKAPYSQTRYTF from the coding sequence ATGACCATGACACCTACCGTCACCCACGTCGCCGAGTTCAGCGAGCCCGGCTCGTCCGCGCTGCCCTGGTCCGAGGCCGAGCGCGTGCTGGTCGAGTCCGAGATGTTCTGGCTCTCCACGGTCCGGGCGGACGGCCGCCCGCACGTGGCACCGCTGCCCGCGATGTGGGTGGACGGCCGCGCCCACTTCTGCACCGGCGCGCACGAGCAGAAGGCGGTCAACCTCGCCGTTCACCCGTCGTGCGCGCTCACCACGGGCACCAGCACGTACCGTGCGGGGATTGACCTGGTGATCGAGGGCACCGCCGCGATCACCCGGGACGAGGAGCTGCTGGGCGAGTTGGCCGCGCTGTGGCGGTCCAAGCTGGACTGGACGTTCGAGGTGCGGGGCGGCGCGTTCACCGATCCCGCGCAGGGCACCGTGGCGCCGGTCTACGCGCTGACCCCGGTCAAGATCCTCGCGTTCACCAAGGCGCCGTACTCGCAGACCCGCTACACGTTCTGA
- the fdh gene encoding formate dehydrogenase, whose protein sequence is MGVKTFIEGWPVWRQLTGTDPLGRGLAAQSSRSKSLTARTETADSVAKSVCPYCAVGCGQRVYVKDGAVTQIEGDPDSPISRGRLCPKGSASKSLVTNPDRVRTVLYRRPYGTDWEELDLDTAMEMIADRVVAARERTWEDADADGRPLHRTLGIASLGGATLDNEENYLIKKLFTAMGAIQIENQARIUHSATVPGLGTSFGRGGATGFQQDLANADCIIIQGSNMAEAHPVGFQWVMEAKRRGATIIHVDPRFTRTSALAHKHVPIRAGADIAFLGGVVNYILENELDFREYVLAYTNAATIVSDDFRDTEDLDGLFSGYDPENNVYDQTSWNYAGHQARTHDSEQESHTQRETAAGLQQESHGPPVPAQTRRDESLQDPRCVYQILKRHFARYTPEVVEGLTGVPAREFLKVCEAWTRNSGRERTTALVYSVGWTQHSVGVQYIRTGAIIQLLLGNMGRPGGGIMALRGHASIQGSTDIPTLFNLLPGYLPMPTVGQHDTFDDWIDSIRHPGQKGFWANARAYAVNLLKAYWGDAATPENDFGYGWLPRLSGDHGTYQQVLNMIDGKVKGYFLLGQNPAVGSAHGKAQRLGMANLDWLVVRDLYMIESATFWKNGPEVETGEITPESCKTEVFFMPAASHVEKEGTFTQTQRLLQWREKAVEPPQDCRSELWFFYHLGRMIRERLAGSELPRDRAVLDLAWDYPEHGAHREPSAEDVLKEINGYEVASGRPLSSFTEMRDDGSTLGGCWIYTGVYKDGVNQAARRKPRGEQDHVAAEWGWAWPANRRTLYNRASADPDGRPWSARKAYVWWDEDKGEWTGHDVPDFEKTKPPSYRPPEDASGVDAIAGDDAFIMQGDGKGWLYVPSGLIDGPMPTHYEPAESLIRNPLYGQQANPTRKIYRRADNQINPSPPEAHSEVFPYVFTVSRLTEHHTAGGMSRTLPYLAELQPGLFVEVSPQLAGELGLRHLDWAHLVTGRSAVEARVFVTDRLRPLRVEGRTVHQIWLPYHFGANGVVTGDSTNDLFGITLDPNTLIQESKIGTCDLVPGRRPTGKALLEYVASYRRRAGLTDDHVTPIATTGEDD, encoded by the coding sequence ATGGGAGTCAAGACCTTCATCGAGGGGTGGCCGGTGTGGCGGCAGCTCACCGGCACCGATCCGCTCGGCCGCGGGCTCGCCGCGCAGTCGTCGCGCTCCAAGAGCCTGACCGCGCGCACCGAGACCGCCGACTCCGTGGCGAAGTCCGTCTGCCCGTACTGTGCGGTCGGCTGTGGCCAGCGCGTCTACGTCAAGGACGGCGCGGTCACCCAGATCGAGGGCGACCCGGACAGCCCGATCTCCCGCGGCCGCCTCTGCCCGAAGGGCTCGGCCAGCAAGAGCCTGGTGACGAACCCGGACCGGGTGCGGACCGTGCTCTACCGCCGGCCGTACGGCACGGACTGGGAGGAGCTCGACCTCGACACGGCGATGGAGATGATCGCCGACCGGGTCGTGGCCGCGCGCGAGCGGACCTGGGAGGACGCGGACGCCGACGGCCGCCCGCTGCACCGCACGCTCGGCATCGCGAGCCTGGGCGGCGCCACGCTGGACAACGAAGAGAACTATCTGATCAAGAAGCTCTTCACCGCGATGGGCGCCATCCAGATCGAGAACCAGGCGCGCATTTGACACTCCGCCACCGTTCCCGGTCTGGGAACTTCTTTCGGCCGTGGCGGGGCCACCGGGTTCCAGCAGGACCTGGCCAACGCGGACTGCATCATCATCCAGGGTTCCAACATGGCCGAGGCACACCCGGTCGGGTTCCAGTGGGTGATGGAGGCGAAGAGGCGCGGCGCGACGATCATCCACGTCGACCCGCGGTTCACCCGGACCAGCGCGCTGGCGCACAAGCACGTGCCGATCCGGGCCGGTGCGGACATCGCGTTCCTCGGCGGCGTCGTCAACTACATCCTGGAGAACGAGCTCGACTTCCGGGAGTACGTGCTGGCGTACACGAACGCGGCCACCATCGTCTCCGACGACTTCCGTGACACCGAGGACCTGGACGGGCTGTTCTCCGGGTACGACCCGGAGAACAACGTCTACGACCAGACCAGCTGGAACTACGCCGGCCACCAGGCGCGCACGCACGACAGCGAGCAGGAGTCGCACACGCAGCGGGAGACCGCGGCCGGGCTCCAGCAGGAGTCGCACGGCCCGCCGGTGCCGGCACAGACGCGCCGGGACGAGTCGCTCCAGGACCCGCGCTGCGTCTACCAGATCCTGAAGCGGCACTTCGCGCGCTACACGCCGGAGGTCGTCGAGGGCCTCACCGGCGTACCCGCGCGGGAGTTCCTGAAGGTCTGCGAGGCCTGGACGCGCAACTCCGGCCGGGAGCGGACCACGGCGCTGGTCTACTCCGTCGGCTGGACCCAGCACAGCGTGGGCGTGCAGTACATCCGGACCGGCGCGATCATCCAGCTGCTGCTCGGCAACATGGGGCGGCCGGGCGGCGGCATCATGGCGCTGCGCGGTCACGCCAGCATCCAGGGGTCCACCGACATCCCGACGCTGTTCAACCTGCTCCCCGGCTACCTGCCGATGCCGACCGTGGGCCAGCACGACACGTTCGACGACTGGATCGACAGCATCCGGCACCCGGGCCAGAAGGGCTTCTGGGCGAACGCGCGCGCCTACGCGGTCAACCTGCTCAAGGCGTACTGGGGCGACGCGGCCACGCCGGAGAACGATTTCGGGTACGGATGGCTGCCCCGGCTCAGCGGCGACCACGGCACGTACCAGCAGGTCCTGAACATGATCGACGGGAAGGTCAAGGGTTACTTCCTGCTCGGGCAGAACCCCGCGGTCGGGTCGGCGCACGGCAAGGCGCAGCGGCTCGGCATGGCCAACCTGGACTGGCTGGTCGTCCGCGACCTCTACATGATCGAGAGCGCCACGTTCTGGAAGAACGGGCCGGAGGTGGAGACCGGGGAGATCACGCCGGAGAGCTGCAAGACCGAGGTGTTCTTCATGCCGGCCGCCAGCCACGTGGAGAAGGAGGGCACGTTCACCCAGACGCAGCGCCTGCTCCAGTGGCGCGAGAAGGCGGTCGAGCCGCCCCAGGACTGCCGCTCCGAGCTGTGGTTCTTCTACCACCTCGGCCGCATGATCCGCGAGCGGCTGGCCGGCTCCGAACTGCCGCGCGACCGCGCGGTGCTGGACCTGGCCTGGGACTACCCCGAGCACGGCGCGCACCGGGAGCCGAGCGCGGAGGACGTGCTCAAGGAGATCAACGGGTACGAAGTGGCGAGCGGCCGCCCGCTCTCCTCGTTCACCGAGATGCGCGACGACGGCAGCACGCTCGGCGGCTGCTGGATCTACACCGGCGTGTACAAGGACGGCGTCAACCAGGCCGCCCGCCGCAAGCCGCGCGGCGAGCAGGACCACGTGGCCGCGGAGTGGGGCTGGGCCTGGCCGGCGAACCGGCGCACGCTCTACAACCGCGCGTCCGCCGATCCCGACGGGCGGCCGTGGAGCGCGCGCAAGGCCTACGTCTGGTGGGACGAGGACAAAGGCGAGTGGACCGGGCACGACGTGCCCGACTTCGAGAAGACGAAGCCGCCGTCCTACCGCCCGCCGGAGGACGCGAGCGGCGTCGACGCGATCGCCGGCGACGACGCGTTCATCATGCAGGGCGACGGGAAGGGCTGGCTGTACGTGCCGAGCGGGCTGATCGACGGCCCGATGCCGACGCACTACGAGCCGGCCGAGTCGCTGATCCGCAACCCGCTCTACGGCCAGCAGGCGAACCCGACCCGGAAGATCTACCGGCGCGCGGACAATCAGATCAACCCGAGCCCGCCGGAGGCGCACAGCGAGGTCTTCCCGTACGTGTTCACCGTCAGCCGGCTCACCGAGCACCACACCGCCGGCGGCATGAGCCGCACGCTGCCGTACCTCGCGGAGCTGCAGCCCGGCCTGTTCGTCGAGGTGTCCCCGCAGCTCGCCGGCGAGCTGGGCCTGCGGCATCTGGACTGGGCGCACCTGGTCACCGGCCGGTCCGCGGTCGAGGCGCGGGTGTTCGTCACCGACCGGCTGCGGCCGCTGCGCGTCGAGGGCCGCACGGTGCACCAGATCTGGCTGCCGTACCACTTCGGCGCCAACGGCGTGGTCACCGGCGACTCCACGAACGACCTCTTCGGCATCACGCTGGACCCGAACACGCTCATCCAGGAAAGCAAGATCGGCACATGCGACCTGGTGCCCGGGCGGCGCCCTACGGGTAAGGCACTGCTGGAGTACGTGGCGTCGTACCGGCGCCGCGCGGGCCTGACCGACGACCACGTGACGCCGATCGCCACCACCGGGGAGGACGACTAG
- a CDS encoding 4Fe-4S dicluster domain-containing protein produces MGSLYGPLDPAPDAGYVDAPPRMGFFTDTSVCIGCKACEVACKEWNGVPADGFDLLGQSFDNTGGLSANSWRAVHFVEQPMPASVSAVDTPVKAPAVSLGMPGIGPPPGETRPDFRWLMMSNVCKHCTHAGCLDVCPTGALFRTEFGTVVVQEDICNGCGYCIPACPYGVVDQRKDDGRAWKCTLCYDRVGDGLTPACAQACPTESIQYGELSELRERAAQRVDALRAAGETTARLYGHDENDGVGGDGAFFLLLDEPEVYGLPPDPVVTTRDLPAMWKRAGLAALAMAGAAIVAFAGRSR; encoded by the coding sequence ATGGGCAGCCTGTACGGTCCGCTGGACCCGGCGCCCGACGCCGGGTACGTGGACGCGCCGCCCCGGATGGGCTTCTTCACCGACACCAGCGTCTGCATCGGCTGCAAGGCGTGCGAGGTCGCCTGCAAGGAGTGGAACGGCGTACCCGCGGACGGGTTCGACCTGCTCGGCCAGTCCTTCGACAACACCGGCGGGCTGTCGGCGAACTCGTGGCGTGCCGTCCACTTCGTCGAGCAGCCGATGCCGGCCTCGGTGAGCGCGGTGGACACGCCGGTCAAGGCGCCGGCCGTGTCGCTGGGCATGCCGGGCATCGGGCCGCCGCCCGGCGAGACGCGGCCGGACTTCCGCTGGCTGATGATGTCCAACGTGTGCAAGCACTGCACGCACGCGGGCTGCCTGGACGTGTGCCCGACCGGCGCGCTGTTCCGTACCGAGTTCGGCACGGTCGTGGTGCAGGAGGACATCTGCAACGGCTGCGGCTACTGCATCCCGGCCTGCCCGTACGGCGTGGTCGACCAGCGCAAGGACGACGGCCGCGCCTGGAAGTGCACGCTCTGCTACGACCGGGTCGGCGACGGCCTGACGCCCGCCTGCGCGCAGGCCTGCCCGACCGAGTCCATCCAGTACGGTGAGTTGTCCGAGCTGCGCGAGCGCGCGGCGCAGCGGGTGGACGCGCTGCGGGCGGCGGGCGAGACCACGGCACGGCTCTACGGGCACGACGAGAACGACGGCGTGGGCGGCGACGGCGCGTTCTTCCTGCTGCTCGACGAGCCCGAGGTGTACGGTCTGCCGCCGGACCCGGTCGTCACCACGCGCGATCTCCCGGCGATGTGGAAGCGGGCCGGGCTGGCGGCGCTGGCGATGGCCGGAGCGGCGATAGTGGCGTTCGCGGGGCGGTCACGGTGA
- the nrfD gene encoding NrfD/PsrC family molybdoenzyme membrane anchor subunit encodes MVPEAEFRSYYNRPIVKAPVWTHEIAAYLFTGGLAAGSALLGAGGDLTGRPALRRAGRIAALGALGASTYFLIADLGRPERFHHMLRIAKPTSPMSMGTWILSAFGGAAGVAAAAEIAPAVLPERGPLGLLRRAMPLTGRASGLAAAAAAPALATYTAVLLADTATPSWHEAYPELPFVFGGSALASGAAVGLIAAPVEQNRPAVRLAVAGAVLEQAAAHRVEHGMGLLSEPYRQGRAGRLLRLSRVLTIAGAAGAVLGRRSRVISALSGAALLAASAATRFGIFDGGVASAKDPKYTVIPQRARLAAREAAAADDAS; translated from the coding sequence ATGGTGCCCGAGGCGGAGTTCCGCTCGTACTACAACCGGCCGATCGTCAAGGCGCCGGTCTGGACGCACGAGATCGCGGCGTACCTGTTCACCGGCGGACTCGCGGCCGGGTCCGCGCTGCTCGGCGCCGGCGGCGACCTCACCGGGCGGCCCGCGCTGCGCCGCGCCGGCCGGATCGCCGCGCTCGGCGCGCTCGGCGCCAGCACGTACTTCCTGATCGCGGACCTCGGCCGGCCCGAGCGCTTCCACCACATGCTGCGCATCGCCAAGCCGACCTCGCCGATGTCGATGGGCACCTGGATCCTCTCCGCGTTCGGCGGCGCGGCCGGCGTGGCCGCCGCGGCCGAGATCGCGCCCGCGGTGCTGCCCGAGCGCGGCCCGCTCGGCCTGCTGCGCCGCGCCATGCCGCTGACCGGCCGGGCGTCCGGGCTGGCCGCCGCCGCGGCCGCGCCCGCGCTGGCCACCTACACGGCGGTGCTGCTGGCGGACACGGCCACGCCGTCCTGGCACGAGGCGTACCCGGAATTGCCGTTCGTGTTCGGCGGCAGCGCGCTCGCCAGCGGTGCCGCGGTCGGGCTGATCGCCGCGCCGGTGGAGCAGAACCGGCCGGCGGTACGGCTCGCGGTCGCCGGCGCGGTGCTGGAACAGGCGGCGGCGCACCGGGTCGAGCACGGGATGGGGCTGCTCAGCGAGCCGTACCGGCAGGGCCGGGCCGGCCGGCTGCTGCGGCTGAGCCGGGTGCTGACCATCGCGGGCGCGGCCGGCGCGGTGCTCGGCCGCCGCAGCCGGGTGATCTCCGCGCTCTCCGGAGCGGCGCTGCTGGCGGCCTCCGCGGCGACCCGGTTCGGGATCTTCGACGGCGGCGTGGCCTCGGCGAAGGACCCGAAGTACACGGTCATCCCGCAGCGCGCCCGGCTCGCCGCCCGCGAAGCGGCGGCCGCCGACGACGCGTCTTGA
- a CDS encoding gfo/Idh/MocA family oxidoreductase, whose translation MTTTYALVGFGFRAATLHRVATALDGLRCVGAVVRTPRPLPVPRYDSLGACLRDARPGLVITAVPWDRNPDVIRECVAHGVPVLAETPPAPDLPALRALWADVGGSGLVQVAEQYPLMPTHAARAAAVRTGIIGAPTQVQVSSTQLYHAVALIRGLLGAGHDAATVRAGRTEAPLLHPLDRAGWTGETTPRPAVTTIAMLDFGAGRSALYDFTTGQTRNLLRFRRLLIRGTHGELHDDEIVHPTGPRGLARTPLTRRQSGHELDLNGFDTESITLGTEVLWTNPYPGRRWNDDEIATAALLDATAAWVRGAGPPPYPLAEAAQDHLIGLAIEEAAAADRPVTTSAEAWSGMPSSGTPDS comes from the coding sequence TTGACCACCACGTACGCGCTGGTCGGCTTCGGCTTCCGCGCCGCCACGCTGCATCGCGTCGCCACCGCGCTGGACGGCCTGCGCTGCGTGGGCGCGGTCGTGCGCACGCCGCGCCCGCTGCCCGTACCCAGGTACGACTCGCTCGGCGCGTGCCTGCGCGACGCGCGGCCCGGCCTCGTGATCACCGCGGTGCCGTGGGACCGGAACCCGGACGTGATCCGCGAGTGCGTGGCGCACGGCGTGCCGGTGCTGGCCGAGACGCCGCCCGCGCCGGACCTGCCGGCGCTGCGCGCACTCTGGGCCGACGTGGGCGGCAGCGGGCTGGTGCAGGTCGCGGAGCAGTACCCGCTGATGCCCACGCACGCGGCGCGCGCCGCCGCGGTCCGTACCGGCATCATCGGCGCGCCGACCCAGGTCCAGGTGTCGTCCACGCAGCTCTACCACGCGGTCGCGCTGATCCGCGGCCTGCTCGGCGCCGGGCACGATGCCGCGACGGTACGGGCCGGCCGCACCGAGGCGCCGCTGCTGCACCCGCTGGACCGCGCCGGATGGACCGGCGAGACCACGCCACGCCCGGCCGTCACCACGATCGCCATGCTCGACTTCGGCGCCGGCCGGTCCGCGCTCTACGACTTCACCACCGGGCAGACCCGCAACCTGCTGCGCTTCCGCCGGCTGCTGATCCGCGGTACGCACGGCGAGCTGCACGACGACGAGATCGTGCACCCGACCGGCCCGCGCGGGCTGGCCCGGACGCCGCTGACCCGCCGGCAGAGCGGCCACGAACTGGACCTGAACGGCTTCGACACGGAGTCGATCACGCTGGGCACCGAGGTGCTGTGGACCAACCCGTACCCGGGCCGCCGCTGGAACGACGACGAGATCGCCACCGCCGCGCTGCTGGACGCCACCGCGGCCTGGGTGCGCGGCGCGGGCCCGCCGCCGTACCCGCTGGCCGAGGCCGCCCAGGACCACCTGATCGGGCTGGCCATCGAGGAGGCCGCGGCGGCGGACCGCCCGGTCACCACGAGCGCGGAGGCCTGGTCGGGGATGCCGTCCTCCGGCACCCCCGACTCCTAG
- a CDS encoding PRC and DUF2382 domain-containing protein, whose protein sequence is MSITSEHWQSLPGRTVFDRDGDRVGTVGQVWTGADGTGAEWISVRTGLFGLRDTLIPLGPAELRGDELHVPFDKSTIKQAPRVENDGDEPLDQTEVQRLYSYYAGFANGGRHRGDKAMTRSEERLQVGTERQTTGKARLRKYVVTEEVRTTVPVQREEVRLEREPITDANRDDAYAGPDISEAEHEVTLHAERPVVSKEAVPVERVRLGTETVQDEETVGGRVRKERIEADLPDRRR, encoded by the coding sequence ATGAGCATCACGTCCGAGCACTGGCAGTCCCTGCCCGGCCGTACCGTCTTCGACCGCGACGGCGACCGGGTGGGAACCGTGGGTCAGGTGTGGACCGGGGCGGACGGGACCGGCGCGGAGTGGATCAGCGTGCGCACCGGCCTGTTCGGCCTGCGGGACACGCTGATCCCGCTCGGCCCGGCCGAACTGCGCGGTGACGAGCTGCACGTGCCGTTCGACAAGTCGACGATCAAGCAGGCGCCGCGGGTGGAGAACGACGGCGACGAGCCGCTCGACCAGACCGAGGTGCAGCGCCTGTACTCCTACTACGCCGGCTTCGCCAACGGCGGCCGGCACCGCGGCGACAAGGCCATGACCCGGTCCGAGGAACGGCTCCAGGTCGGTACGGAGCGGCAGACGACCGGCAAGGCCCGGCTGCGCAAGTACGTGGTCACCGAGGAGGTCCGGACCACCGTGCCGGTGCAGCGGGAGGAGGTGCGCCTGGAGCGCGAGCCGATCACGGACGCGAACCGGGACGACGCCTACGCCGGCCCGGACATCAGCGAGGCCGAGCACGAGGTGACGCTGCACGCGGAACGGCCCGTGGTGAGCAAGGAGGCGGTCCCGGTGGAGCGGGTGCGCCTCGGCACCGAGACCGTCCAGGACGAGGAGACGGTCGGTGGGCGCGTCCGCAAGGAGCGCATCGAGGCCGACCTGCCGGACCGCCGGCGCTGA
- the selD gene encoding selenide, water dikinase SelD: protein MTASETAIRLTGYAHGGGCACKIPPGELEAVVAGLRGTPSPAERELIVGLDDGDDAAVVRIGADRAVVSTADFFTPVVDDAYDWGRIAAANALSDVYAMGGTPIVAINLLAWPRDRLPLELAGEVLRGGLDVAREAGCPVAGGHSVDDPEPKYGMAVTGLVDPGRLLRNDAGRPGVPLTLTKPLGIGVLNSRHKATGERFPHAVAAMTALNRDAAEAAVAAGAVAATDVTGFGLLGHLHKLARASGVTAFVDASAVPYLDGARSALADGFVSGGTRRNLDWVRPHLDADGVDEGELLLLADAQTSGGLLVAGELPGHPVIGELRAADREGRTLIVR, encoded by the coding sequence ATGACTGCTAGCGAGACGGCGATACGGCTCACCGGGTATGCGCACGGGGGCGGCTGTGCCTGCAAGATCCCGCCCGGGGAGTTGGAGGCGGTGGTCGCGGGGCTGCGGGGCACGCCGTCGCCCGCGGAGCGGGAGCTGATCGTGGGGCTGGACGACGGGGACGATGCCGCGGTGGTGCGGATCGGGGCGGACCGGGCGGTGGTGTCGACGGCGGACTTCTTCACGCCGGTGGTGGACGACGCGTACGACTGGGGGCGGATCGCGGCGGCGAACGCGCTGTCCGACGTGTACGCGATGGGTGGCACCCCGATCGTGGCGATCAATCTGCTGGCCTGGCCGCGGGATCGGCTGCCGCTGGAGCTGGCGGGAGAGGTGCTGCGCGGCGGGCTGGACGTGGCGCGGGAGGCGGGCTGCCCGGTGGCCGGCGGGCACAGCGTGGACGATCCGGAGCCCAAGTACGGCATGGCCGTCACCGGCCTGGTCGACCCGGGGCGGCTGCTGCGCAACGACGCGGGGCGGCCGGGCGTGCCGCTGACGCTGACCAAGCCGCTCGGCATCGGCGTGCTGAACAGCCGGCACAAGGCGACCGGCGAGCGGTTCCCGCACGCGGTGGCCGCGATGACCGCGCTGAACCGGGACGCGGCCGAGGCGGCGGTGGCGGCGGGCGCGGTGGCGGCCACCGACGTGACCGGCTTCGGGCTGCTCGGCCACCTGCACAAGCTGGCCCGGGCGAGCGGCGTGACCGCGTTCGTGGACGCGTCGGCCGTGCCCTACCTGGACGGTGCGCGGTCCGCGCTCGCGGACGGCTTCGTCAGCGGCGGCACCCGGCGCAACCTGGACTGGGTGCGCCCGCACCTGGACGCGGACGGCGTGGACGAGGGCGAGTTGCTGCTGCTCGCGGACGCGCAGACCTCCGGCGGCCTGCTGGTCGCGGGCGAGCTCCCCGGGCACCCGGTGATCGGCGAGCTGCGCGCGGCGGACCGGGAGGGTCGCACGCTGATCGTCCGCTGA